The proteins below come from a single Nocardioides eburneiflavus genomic window:
- a CDS encoding FAD-dependent oxidoreductase — MSRDARYDILFEPLQIGPKTLPNRFWQVPQCTGSTAETPLQNALHRSVKAEGGWGAVFTELISIHPEADALPLRQPTLWDDDDVRQLSLLAAAIHEHDALAGIELGYSGFTRGFGERLVARNPSQLGNEVFEGLIGYGVEATEEEIRDLAADWATAARRARDAGYDIICIHGSQDLGPARFLSPFHNKREDQYGGSLENRTRHWIEVVQAVRDAVGDDCAIVPRVSLDDLRGDGGVPLGDALQVLRWLDPLVDAFDLNISSWDWGEDIAASRFYPENHEALWHLEARNAVTKPIIGVGRLTSPDTMVAAIKNGQLDVIGAARPSIADPFLPRKIDEGRVDEIRECIGCNACIARWEAHSRVVCTQNATMMEEFRRGWHPEIFTKAKNHENDVIVIGSGPAGLECAMVLAKREMRNVHLIDGASTMGGVLRWLPELPRLGDWRRLLDYRQIQLDKLSNIEVITRTPMTPEDALDYGAGYVVVATGAHFAADGTNHVTHAPIPGVDASLPHILTPEQIMLEGKEVPGRTVAVLDFDGYAAGLGLTELLSQKGHAVTYITPFVRPAAYTLYTGELPNVARLMRELDVELLVETYVSVMHNGQLTLHGLFEDGFRRFPDASDSVREPGGAGIVREFDAVVLATGRRSDTELYRGLMARKGDWADAGVQGVFRAGDCVSPRQLSEAIFDGHRLGREFDSSDPATPLRTRRELSHWGAMHDADGDPRKLLTLIQQDRR; from the coding sequence ATGAGTCGCGACGCGCGCTACGACATTCTCTTCGAGCCGCTGCAGATCGGGCCGAAGACGCTGCCTAACAGGTTTTGGCAGGTACCGCAGTGCACCGGCTCGACCGCTGAGACGCCGCTGCAGAATGCGTTGCACCGCTCAGTCAAGGCGGAAGGCGGATGGGGAGCGGTCTTCACGGAGTTGATTTCCATCCACCCTGAAGCGGACGCCTTACCCCTCCGCCAGCCCACGTTGTGGGACGACGACGACGTACGTCAGTTGTCGCTGCTCGCTGCAGCAATCCACGAGCACGACGCTCTGGCCGGGATCGAACTTGGGTACAGCGGGTTCACGCGTGGGTTCGGCGAGCGGCTCGTGGCACGCAACCCCAGCCAGCTCGGCAACGAGGTGTTCGAGGGACTCATCGGGTACGGCGTGGAGGCGACCGAAGAGGAAATCCGTGATCTCGCTGCCGATTGGGCCACCGCCGCTAGGCGAGCACGCGATGCCGGCTACGACATCATCTGCATCCACGGATCGCAGGACCTCGGTCCGGCCCGTTTCCTTTCCCCGTTCCATAACAAGCGTGAGGACCAGTACGGCGGTTCGCTCGAGAACCGGACTCGTCACTGGATCGAGGTTGTCCAGGCCGTGCGTGACGCCGTCGGAGACGACTGCGCCATCGTTCCTCGTGTCTCCCTCGACGACCTGCGTGGCGACGGCGGGGTACCCCTTGGCGACGCCTTGCAGGTGCTGCGTTGGCTAGATCCCTTGGTCGACGCGTTCGACCTCAATATCTCCAGTTGGGACTGGGGCGAGGACATCGCTGCATCCCGTTTCTACCCCGAGAACCATGAAGCTCTGTGGCATCTCGAAGCGCGCAATGCCGTAACGAAGCCAATCATCGGCGTGGGGCGTCTGACATCCCCAGACACGATGGTCGCCGCGATCAAGAACGGGCAACTCGACGTCATCGGCGCCGCCCGCCCCTCAATCGCGGATCCGTTCCTTCCGAGGAAGATCGACGAAGGGCGCGTCGACGAGATCCGCGAGTGCATCGGCTGCAACGCCTGCATCGCTCGGTGGGAGGCTCACTCCCGTGTCGTTTGCACCCAGAACGCCACCATGATGGAGGAGTTCCGTCGGGGCTGGCACCCGGAAATCTTCACCAAAGCCAAGAACCATGAAAACGACGTCATCGTCATCGGCTCCGGGCCCGCGGGCCTCGAGTGCGCCATGGTCCTGGCCAAGCGAGAAATGCGCAACGTCCACCTGATCGACGGTGCTTCGACAATGGGAGGCGTCCTGCGCTGGCTTCCCGAGTTGCCACGCCTGGGCGACTGGCGCCGCCTCCTGGACTACCGCCAGATCCAACTCGACAAGTTGTCCAACATCGAGGTGATCACGCGCACCCCGATGACTCCCGAGGACGCTTTGGACTACGGAGCCGGTTACGTGGTGGTGGCGACGGGGGCCCATTTCGCCGCCGATGGAACGAACCACGTCACCCACGCACCCATCCCGGGCGTCGACGCATCCCTTCCGCACATCCTTACTCCCGAACAGATCATGCTCGAAGGCAAGGAAGTGCCTGGTCGGACCGTTGCTGTCCTTGACTTCGACGGGTACGCAGCTGGGCTGGGACTCACCGAACTGCTGAGCCAGAAGGGCCACGCGGTCACGTACATCACCCCCTTCGTCAGGCCCGCCGCCTACACCCTGTACACCGGTGAACTGCCCAACGTTGCGCGCCTCATGCGTGAACTGGACGTCGAACTCCTCGTCGAGACCTACGTTTCCGTGATGCACAATGGGCAACTGACGCTGCATGGGCTGTTCGAGGACGGGTTCCGTCGCTTCCCCGACGCCTCGGACTCGGTCCGGGAGCCGGGCGGTGCAGGCATCGTCCGCGAGTTCGATGCGGTCGTCCTTGCCACGGGCCGTCGATCGGACACCGAGTTGTACCGCGGATTGATGGCCCGGAAGGGCGACTGGGCGGACGCGGGGGTGCAGGGTGTGTTCCGGGCCGGCGACTGCGTCTCTCCACGCCAGCTGTCCGAAGCGATTTTCGACGGGCACCGGCTCGGACGCGAGTTCGACAGTTCTGATCCTGCCACTCCGCTGCGCACCCGCCGTGAGCTCAGCCACTGGGGGGCGATGCACGACGCAGACGGTGACCCCCGCAAGCTGCTCACGCTCATTCAGCAGGACCGCCGCTGA
- a CDS encoding SDR family oxidoreductase, whose product MPITFDLTGKTAVVTGGSRGIGLMAARGLVQAGARVYVVSRVEDACRTAAADLAQIEGSADVIPLAADLATEEGCRKFTDAIAQREESLDILINNAGAAWGAPLEEYPVSGWDKVVDLNLRAPFLLVQALLPLLEAAGDAIDPARVINVGSIDGLRVPGLPTYAYSASKAGVHHLTRVLAVELGPRHVIVNAIAPGPFESRMMAATLESHQERLESTAPLRRIGKPDDIAGTVVFLSSWASSYITGAVIPVDGGINLQAEA is encoded by the coding sequence ATGCCGATCACCTTCGATCTGACCGGAAAGACCGCAGTGGTAACCGGAGGAAGCCGCGGCATCGGACTCATGGCGGCCCGGGGCCTCGTGCAGGCCGGAGCGCGTGTCTACGTCGTCTCCCGCGTCGAAGACGCGTGCCGTACAGCAGCTGCCGACCTCGCGCAGATTGAGGGATCGGCAGACGTGATCCCGCTCGCTGCCGACCTCGCTACGGAGGAAGGTTGCCGCAAGTTCACTGACGCGATTGCACAACGCGAGGAGTCTCTCGACATCCTCATCAACAACGCAGGCGCGGCCTGGGGCGCGCCGTTGGAGGAGTACCCGGTCTCAGGGTGGGACAAGGTAGTCGACCTCAACCTTCGGGCTCCCTTCCTCCTCGTCCAGGCGTTGCTTCCGCTCCTCGAGGCGGCAGGTGATGCCATTGACCCCGCTCGCGTCATCAACGTCGGTTCCATCGACGGACTCCGAGTCCCCGGCCTCCCCACATATGCCTACTCGGCCAGCAAGGCAGGAGTCCACCACCTCACACGCGTCCTCGCAGTCGAGCTCGGTCCTCGCCACGTGATCGTCAACGCGATCGCACCCGGACCCTTCGAGTCAAGAATGATGGCGGCCACGCTTGAGTCTCATCAGGAGCGACTGGAGAGCACGGCCCCGTTGCGCCGTATCGGTAAGCCCGACGACATCGCGGGCACCGTCGTGTTCTTGAGCAGTTGGGCATCGTCTTACATCACCGGCGCCGTTATCCCGGTAGATGGCGGGATCAACCTGCAGGCCGAGGCGTAA
- a CDS encoding AMP-binding protein yields the protein MPDVEVVATLLGELKAAAKDSPDRTFAQVDDTEFSYRESFDLVTGAARGLSSLGIAPGDRVLLLLPNIPEALWSWLAVGAAGAIDVPVSEDAMGASLARTVAVALPRAVITTSALLGRLNDAGALGEVATSIKHVILVDPDATVDATTPYAKFGDLIHVDDAAAPLPSVRGSDMATVMFSSGSTGAPKGVMIAHEYYATMAGDYDPFYKLSGSKTVYCPQPLCHIDARIHVINVLARRGTIVIPRRFSATRFWTDVEAANAEMFSFIGAMLPILMKQPAGPRPATRRVGIGSSIPTAMHADFEFRFNTELIEGYGMTEFPAILNQSLGEGGPGNVGRPLAGAEVRIIDSSGMPLPQGSVGELVVRPTRRGAHMQGYWRNPEATVQAWQGLWFHTGDLLQELEDGSFRYIGRLKDSIRRRGENISAWEVERTALAHPGVLDAAAIGVPSPLGEEDVALVVIPRPDTNLDPAELRTQMSKDLPRFALPRFIDVVADLPKTPSHRVAKAELRARGLSVSVYDAEGRPA from the coding sequence ATGCCTGATGTAGAAGTGGTCGCCACCTTGCTCGGCGAGCTTAAGGCGGCCGCGAAGGACTCCCCGGACCGGACCTTTGCGCAGGTGGACGACACCGAGTTCAGTTACCGCGAATCCTTCGATCTGGTAACCGGGGCGGCTCGCGGGTTGTCTTCGCTCGGGATTGCACCGGGTGACCGCGTCCTACTTTTGCTGCCCAACATCCCGGAGGCGTTGTGGAGTTGGTTGGCGGTGGGCGCAGCGGGCGCCATCGACGTCCCGGTCTCGGAGGACGCGATGGGCGCCTCTCTTGCCCGGACCGTGGCCGTCGCACTTCCTCGGGCGGTGATCACGACCAGCGCGCTCCTGGGGCGCCTAAATGACGCCGGCGCGCTCGGGGAGGTCGCGACGTCCATTAAGCACGTAATCCTCGTCGACCCAGATGCGACGGTCGACGCGACCACCCCCTACGCAAAATTTGGAGACTTGATCCACGTCGACGACGCTGCTGCGCCTCTTCCTAGCGTACGGGGCTCTGACATGGCCACGGTCATGTTCTCGTCGGGAAGCACCGGCGCACCTAAAGGCGTGATGATTGCCCACGAGTACTACGCCACCATGGCGGGAGACTATGACCCGTTCTACAAGCTGAGTGGGTCCAAAACGGTCTACTGCCCGCAGCCTCTGTGCCACATAGACGCACGCATCCACGTCATCAACGTCCTTGCTCGACGGGGCACCATCGTCATTCCGCGCCGGTTTAGCGCCACCCGTTTCTGGACCGACGTGGAGGCGGCGAACGCAGAAATGTTCTCATTCATCGGTGCGATGTTGCCCATCCTGATGAAGCAGCCGGCGGGACCCAGGCCGGCCACCCGACGCGTCGGCATCGGTTCGTCGATCCCCACCGCGATGCACGCTGACTTCGAGTTCCGTTTCAACACCGAACTCATAGAGGGTTACGGGATGACCGAGTTCCCGGCCATCCTGAATCAGAGCCTCGGCGAAGGAGGACCCGGCAACGTCGGTCGACCCCTTGCCGGAGCGGAAGTGCGCATCATCGACTCGTCGGGAATGCCGCTGCCTCAAGGATCGGTTGGCGAGCTCGTCGTTCGACCGACGCGCCGCGGTGCGCACATGCAGGGCTACTGGCGCAATCCAGAGGCGACCGTCCAGGCCTGGCAGGGTCTGTGGTTCCACACGGGCGACCTGCTCCAAGAACTCGAGGACGGCAGCTTCCGTTACATAGGGCGCCTCAAGGACTCGATCCGACGACGTGGTGAAAACATCTCGGCCTGGGAGGTCGAGCGCACCGCGCTGGCACATCCCGGCGTCTTGGATGCCGCAGCCATCGGGGTTCCTTCGCCCCTGGGCGAGGAAGACGTCGCCCTAGTTGTCATCCCGCGGCCGGACACCAACCTCGACCCCGCGGAGCTGCGGACTCAGATGTCCAAGGATCTCCCCCGCTTCGCGCTTCCGCGATTCATCGACGTCGTAGCCGATCTCCCCAAGACACCGTCACACAGAGTGGCGAAGGCCGAACTCCGCGCGAGGGGGCTTTCCGTTTCGGTCTATGACGCTGAAGGGCGCCCGGCCTGA
- a CDS encoding TetR/AcrR family transcriptional regulator — MGRGEEVTKRREVALANLLAAAIKTFAEHGFHGSSIKDVARAAGVSPAAIYLYADSKEELLYLISRDGHQEAVRVVEAAVAGGGSVLERTRRAVHDLVLHHVRFHTMSRVVNYELAALSREHSEEIVALRRQLNDAFKHLVDDGITGGDFEPPDRRMAVTGLMSLAVDTARWYHPGLGPSYAPEIIADSYAEMAVRMLTGTAVPAVPAMSGGAPYA, encoded by the coding sequence ATGGGGAGAGGCGAAGAAGTGACAAAAAGGCGTGAGGTCGCACTTGCCAACCTGCTGGCCGCAGCAATCAAGACTTTCGCTGAGCACGGCTTTCACGGTTCATCGATCAAGGACGTCGCGCGTGCAGCGGGTGTGTCACCCGCAGCCATCTACCTGTACGCGGACTCCAAAGAAGAACTCCTGTACCTGATCTCTCGCGACGGTCACCAAGAGGCGGTTCGCGTCGTAGAAGCTGCAGTTGCAGGCGGAGGCTCCGTCCTCGAACGCACGCGTCGAGCCGTTCACGACCTGGTGTTGCACCATGTGCGCTTCCACACCATGTCTCGCGTCGTGAATTACGAGCTCGCGGCGTTGAGCCGCGAACATTCTGAAGAAATTGTCGCTCTCCGTCGTCAGCTCAACGACGCTTTCAAGCACCTGGTTGATGACGGCATCACCGGAGGCGACTTCGAGCCGCCCGACCGACGAATGGCCGTGACCGGACTGATGTCCTTGGCCGTCGATACGGCCCGGTGGTACCACCCGGGCCTCGGGCCGAGCTATGCGCCAGAGATCATCGCGGACTCGTACGCCGAAATGGCAGTGCGAATGTTGACCGGCACTGCCGTGCCCGCGGTCCCGGCGATGAGCGGCGGCGCGCCTTACGCCTGA
- a CDS encoding universal stress protein encodes MRIVVGVDGTETAETAALVAGRLAQALQADLHLLMAFKRDAVEQFEGGTQEVVLSTAEQATAVVERSARRIRKVFPDVQVVPASVRGRAVESLVRYAESIDAGLIVVGNKRAQGIGRILGSVAHDVTATAPCDVYVAHTQA; translated from the coding sequence ATGAGAATTGTCGTCGGAGTGGATGGGACTGAGACTGCGGAGACCGCCGCGTTGGTGGCCGGGCGCTTGGCTCAGGCTCTTCAAGCTGACCTTCATCTACTGATGGCCTTCAAGCGAGACGCCGTCGAGCAGTTCGAAGGTGGCACTCAGGAGGTTGTGCTCAGCACGGCCGAGCAAGCGACTGCCGTCGTGGAACGTTCAGCTCGACGCATTCGTAAGGTCTTTCCCGACGTGCAGGTGGTGCCGGCCTCGGTGCGCGGTCGCGCGGTGGAGTCGCTTGTGCGTTATGCGGAGAGCATCGATGCTGGACTCATTGTCGTTGGGAACAAGCGAGCTCAGGGCATCGGCCGGATCCTTGGCAGCGTTGCCCATGACGTGACCGCTACGGCGCCTTGCGACGTGTACGTGGCGCACACTCAGGCGTAA
- a CDS encoding flavin monoamine oxidase family protein has protein sequence MVHTDADVIVLGAGIAGMTAAYELRDHRVIVLEELDRVGGRTYSGGDDQIWYNLGAQIVTSPRLLSLCEELGIDSVSIEGADFAVGIDDRWARGSTAEKLFLKMPLTLAEKADFAVTVLRLRRLLHRVPKMTQDEKLELDSQSLSRVIGRAAPTTHQILNGFCEGAAGVPANEVSALMGLVYGLSAYIDPKSSKQVRGARGGTQRITQRIAEVLPADAVRLGCRVIKVDQDSDHVTVHFEDQDGQQQSLNALRVVCAMPSSAVVGVFDDLPGDMRSAMLSRAPYGQIVSVAWPVKDRVRAPWDGMFFLPVSGRSPFSLFTNFSYLGKRDCPELGGHVVTIANAHKAQAVLLGTDAEIVSRFFDHIVAMFPEARTLIDPAGAVVQRWSPVGLPWMRPGSYADRSALRQAHGRVRFCGDYTAEPGLAGANNSGYHVGRSVGEELRASVAASA, from the coding sequence ATGGTCCACACCGACGCTGACGTCATTGTTCTTGGGGCGGGCATCGCAGGTATGACCGCGGCATACGAGCTGCGCGACCACCGGGTGATCGTGCTCGAGGAGCTCGACCGCGTCGGTGGACGAACATACTCGGGCGGCGACGACCAGATCTGGTACAACCTCGGCGCGCAGATTGTCACGAGCCCGCGGCTTCTGTCCCTGTGCGAGGAGCTTGGGATTGATTCGGTTTCAATCGAGGGTGCGGACTTCGCGGTCGGCATCGACGACCGATGGGCTCGAGGCTCCACCGCTGAGAAGCTGTTCTTGAAGATGCCGCTCACGTTGGCAGAGAAGGCGGACTTCGCTGTGACCGTGCTTCGCCTGCGACGACTTCTGCACCGCGTGCCGAAGATGACACAGGACGAGAAGCTGGAGCTCGACTCGCAGTCGCTTTCACGCGTCATCGGACGAGCCGCCCCGACCACTCACCAGATTCTCAACGGCTTCTGCGAGGGCGCAGCCGGCGTGCCTGCCAATGAGGTCTCCGCTCTCATGGGGCTCGTATACGGCCTGAGCGCCTACATCGACCCCAAGTCGAGCAAGCAGGTGCGCGGAGCTCGTGGAGGCACTCAACGCATCACGCAGCGCATCGCCGAGGTGCTGCCAGCAGACGCTGTGCGCCTCGGTTGTCGAGTGATCAAGGTCGACCAGGACAGCGACCACGTGACAGTCCACTTTGAGGACCAAGATGGTCAGCAGCAGAGCTTGAACGCTCTTCGAGTAGTGTGCGCGATGCCCTCGTCGGCTGTCGTGGGCGTGTTCGACGACCTTCCAGGCGACATGCGCAGCGCCATGCTGAGCCGAGCACCGTACGGGCAGATTGTCTCGGTGGCTTGGCCCGTGAAGGATCGAGTCCGAGCTCCATGGGACGGGATGTTCTTCCTGCCCGTGTCTGGGCGATCGCCGTTCTCGCTCTTCACCAACTTCTCCTACCTCGGTAAGCGCGACTGTCCGGAGCTGGGGGGCCATGTCGTCACCATCGCGAATGCACACAAGGCGCAGGCGGTGCTCCTAGGCACGGACGCCGAGATCGTGAGCCGGTTCTTCGACCACATCGTCGCGATGTTCCCTGAGGCGCGCACGCTGATTGACCCGGCCGGAGCGGTGGTCCAGCGGTGGAGCCCCGTGGGACTGCCTTGGATGCGACCGGGCTCGTACGCCGATCGTTCGGCACTGCGCCAGGCACATGGGCGTGTGCGTTTCTGCGGCGACTACACGGCCGAGCCTGGCCTCGCCGGCGCCAACAACAGCGGCTACCACGTGGGCCGATCCGTTGGCGAGGAACTCCGTGCGTCTGTGGCTGCGTCGGCCTAG
- a CDS encoding ABC transporter permease: protein MSLVKETMDLDAHPQASGDAQRKRRFALTNPLLVLPAAVFVALAFGYPVLQMFWLSITDFPTGEGSWYSNFSWYFSDATQMTILRRTFLVAAWVTVSCLVLGFPYAYLMTTVSKRWRLVMIAGVMLPFWSNLVVRTYAWVILLQDVGPVPALIESFGIDAPRLIGNVAGMTIGATQVLLPFLVLPLYAGLQGIDRRLLDAAQSLGANPAKAFVKIYLPLAVPGVFAGGMLVFVLSLGFYFTPALLGSPGESLISQQIVIQTSKLLAFGRGGAMAFILLVLTLVLFGLAGIVTRARTRGIDAGGAR from the coding sequence ATGAGCCTCGTCAAGGAGACAATGGACCTGGACGCGCATCCACAAGCGTCCGGTGACGCGCAGAGGAAAAGACGCTTCGCCCTCACCAACCCGCTGTTGGTGCTTCCGGCAGCCGTTTTTGTCGCTCTCGCATTCGGCTACCCGGTGCTACAGATGTTTTGGCTGAGCATCACAGACTTTCCGACCGGGGAGGGAAGTTGGTACTCGAACTTCAGTTGGTACTTCTCGGACGCGACCCAGATGACGATTCTGCGCCGCACCTTCCTGGTTGCCGCGTGGGTCACGGTGTCGTGCCTCGTGCTGGGTTTCCCATACGCATACCTCATGACGACAGTGAGCAAGAGGTGGCGGCTGGTCATGATCGCCGGTGTGATGCTGCCGTTTTGGTCAAACCTCGTGGTGCGGACCTACGCCTGGGTCATCCTGCTCCAGGACGTTGGCCCCGTCCCGGCCCTCATCGAGTCCTTCGGCATCGACGCACCACGACTGATCGGCAATGTCGCCGGCATGACGATCGGCGCGACCCAGGTGCTACTTCCGTTCCTGGTCCTGCCGCTCTACGCCGGCCTGCAAGGAATCGATCGCAGGCTGCTGGATGCGGCGCAGAGTCTTGGGGCCAACCCCGCGAAGGCATTTGTCAAGATCTACCTACCGCTGGCGGTGCCTGGTGTGTTCGCTGGAGGCATGCTCGTGTTCGTGTTGTCCCTGGGCTTCTACTTCACCCCGGCGCTTCTGGGAAGTCCGGGTGAAAGCCTGATCTCCCAACAGATCGTCATCCAGACCAGCAAGTTGCTGGCGTTCGGCCGAGGCGGCGCCATGGCGTTCATTCTGCTGGTGCTCACGTTGGTTCTCTTTGGCCTCGCCGGGATCGTGACCCGCGCGCGCACGCGCGGCATCGATGCTGGAGGTGCGCGATGA
- a CDS encoding ABC transporter permease yields the protein MTGRSVSLGRALLIAYSVLVGMVLVLPTFVVVPVSFSDQKSLRLPKGFSTQWYENFFTDPGWYESAILSLRVGLVVTVIATVLGTAAALGLNKALGAWKGAARAWLLAPIIVPGVITAIGIFYVFLKLGLTQNYWGFVIAHTVMAIPFVIVTVTASLSGFDHQLVKAAQSLGARPWSAFRQVMLPLIAPGVITGALFAFLTSFDEAIITLFLSGPFTRTLPVKIYQSVTQEFDPTVAAASTLLLVVTTLLMILIGVLSAMRERR from the coding sequence ATGACCGGCCGTTCCGTATCCCTCGGACGCGCCCTGCTGATCGCATACTCGGTACTGGTCGGCATGGTGCTCGTCCTTCCCACCTTCGTGGTGGTGCCTGTGAGCTTCTCGGATCAGAAGAGCTTGCGGCTGCCTAAGGGTTTCTCGACCCAGTGGTACGAGAACTTCTTCACCGACCCCGGCTGGTACGAATCGGCCATCCTCTCGCTGCGCGTCGGCCTGGTGGTGACTGTCATTGCGACTGTCCTGGGAACGGCCGCAGCACTCGGCCTGAACAAGGCGCTCGGTGCCTGGAAGGGTGCTGCGCGAGCCTGGCTCCTCGCGCCGATCATCGTGCCCGGTGTGATCACGGCTATCGGTATCTTCTACGTGTTCCTCAAGCTCGGCTTGACGCAGAATTACTGGGGCTTCGTGATTGCCCACACGGTGATGGCGATCCCATTCGTGATCGTCACGGTAACGGCTTCACTGTCGGGCTTCGATCACCAACTCGTGAAGGCTGCGCAGAGTCTGGGAGCGCGCCCATGGAGCGCGTTCCGGCAAGTGATGTTGCCCCTGATCGCCCCAGGAGTGATCACCGGCGCCTTGTTCGCGTTCCTGACCTCCTTCGACGAGGCCATCATCACGCTCTTCCTGTCGGGTCCGTTCACCCGGACCCTGCCCGTCAAGATCTACCAAAGCGTCACTCAGGAGTTCGATCCGACAGTGGCGGCGGCCTCCACCCTGCTGCTCGTAGTGACCACTCTTCTCATGATCCTCATCGGTGTTCTCAGTGCGATGAGGGAAAGGCGATAG
- a CDS encoding ABC transporter ATP-binding protein, producing MAVKNHGVGLTLNGLTKRYGSVTALDNVDLTIAPGEFMTFLGPSGSGKTTTLNLIAGFVEPDDGQILMGDRSLVGIPPHRRNIGVVFQNYALFPHLRVTDNVAFPLKQRKLKKSEITRKVGAILETVGLSHLASRYPRELSGGQQQRVALARALVFDPQLLLLDEPLGALDKRLREGLQLEIKRIHQEVGVTFIFVTHDQEEALVMSDRIAVFNEGGLEHVATAHELYENPRTLFAAQFLGNSNVMRGSLVQDGDDMRFSGDGFNLRAPATGASAGERAALVIRPEQLRVVPAGHVVADNLNSLTGTVSNVIYLGGRQRLIIDVRGQELMADEMAPQFQHRPGDAVVVTWNPAATSLVDPGPATGVHHVADEVSVLA from the coding sequence ATGGCCGTAAAGAACCACGGGGTAGGGCTCACCCTCAATGGGCTGACTAAGAGGTACGGAAGCGTTACAGCCCTCGACAATGTCGACCTGACGATCGCGCCGGGGGAGTTCATGACCTTCCTCGGGCCGAGCGGCAGCGGAAAGACGACCACACTCAACCTCATCGCCGGGTTCGTCGAGCCCGATGACGGGCAGATTCTGATGGGCGATCGCTCCCTGGTCGGAATCCCACCTCACCGACGCAACATCGGGGTGGTCTTCCAGAACTACGCTCTGTTCCCGCACCTGCGAGTGACCGACAACGTCGCGTTCCCCCTCAAGCAGCGAAAACTGAAGAAGAGCGAGATCACACGCAAGGTCGGCGCGATCCTCGAAACCGTGGGCCTGTCCCATCTCGCGAGCCGCTATCCACGCGAGCTCTCTGGTGGCCAGCAGCAGCGAGTTGCTCTCGCCCGAGCGTTGGTATTTGACCCTCAGCTCCTACTGCTCGATGAGCCGCTAGGCGCGCTCGACAAGAGACTGCGCGAGGGTCTGCAGCTAGAGATCAAGCGGATCCACCAAGAGGTCGGCGTCACCTTCATCTTCGTTACTCATGACCAAGAGGAAGCGCTCGTCATGTCCGACCGCATCGCGGTCTTCAACGAAGGCGGACTGGAGCACGTGGCGACGGCGCACGAGCTCTACGAGAATCCACGGACCCTCTTCGCTGCGCAGTTCCTTGGCAACTCGAACGTGATGCGCGGCTCGCTGGTCCAGGACGGCGACGACATGCGCTTCAGCGGCGACGGATTCAATCTGAGGGCTCCGGCAACTGGAGCATCCGCGGGGGAACGTGCAGCGCTCGTCATCCGTCCCGAACAACTTCGCGTCGTCCCTGCAGGGCACGTGGTGGCGGACAATCTGAATTCCCTGACCGGAACCGTCTCGAACGTCATCTACCTTGGTGGACGGCAACGGCTGATCATCGACGTCCGAGGTCAGGAACTCATGGCGGACGAAATGGCGCCTCAGTTCCAGCACCGACCCGGCGACGCGGTCGTCGTCACCTGGAACCCCGCCGCAACCAGTCTCGTGGACCCCGGCCCCGCTACGGGGGTACATCACGTCGCCGACGAGGTCAGCGTCCTGGCCTGA
- a CDS encoding nuclear transport factor 2 family protein, with product MSGSDAVINLAIDSLVLASWGEVVTGILRGEPGRIEQQLDGDAVFYDAFFGTVTGAANIARKLGRMKGRAFNSATGEVRTALSDETSCAVEWIQRLTTPEGPMTLEVASFCSVRDGRITRLCDYVQPLENRKP from the coding sequence GTGAGCGGAAGTGATGCCGTCATCAACTTGGCAATCGATTCGCTCGTCTTGGCCTCATGGGGCGAGGTCGTTACCGGGATTCTGCGCGGCGAGCCGGGTCGAATCGAACAGCAACTTGACGGTGACGCGGTGTTCTACGACGCCTTCTTCGGAACTGTCACCGGCGCTGCCAACATCGCGCGGAAGCTGGGCAGAATGAAGGGTCGGGCCTTCAACAGCGCTACGGGCGAGGTTCGGACAGCGCTCTCCGACGAGACCAGTTGCGCCGTCGAATGGATTCAACGCCTCACCACACCGGAGGGGCCGATGACCCTGGAGGTCGCAAGTTTCTGTTCGGTACGGGATGGGCGCATCACTCGATTGTGCGATTACGTACAGCCACTCGAGAACCGCAAACCCTGA